In a single window of the Littorina saxatilis isolate snail1 linkage group LG5, US_GU_Lsax_2.0, whole genome shotgun sequence genome:
- the LOC138967768 gene encoding probable maltase-glucoamylase 2 — protein sequence MATTMMKTLMAFLALFALLAASMTFFFVFNNNDDTTSPPPTATTTQRTTTMRNTQERVDCFPDARSSAVTLTRELCEQRGCEFDKQSMTDNDGSHACFYRHEGGIRYSVSSKQNTEGGFRVHLRASGPSPFGGDFKKPVLDVRMLSNNLIRFTFDDMYANPPRFRVPLETNLPTGGAGDLLYEFKITDESRLAFVITRKATGTVIFDTGPGGLVLSDQFLQLTIRLPSSDLYGLGEHSHPTFRRDFSTPHSWPAFARDQPPGGDNNLYGVHPFYTCVEDSHGNTHGVFLLNSNAQEYALSPGPMLTWRTIGGVLDFYVFLGPSPENVVQQYTQMIGRPVMPPYWSLGFQLCRYGYDNLSNLQRAVTETRNYSIPHDVQYADIDHMDERMDFTINPNNFSGLSEYFDELRGAGMRTIIILDPALISNVSGYEPYLATKRVSGNIKWPDNFNVPPSSADDDGSMFGFVWPQGKAVFPDFFKYATQQVWKELIVSHRAKLAFDGLWIDMNEPANFGTNEERPWNWPEDDKPYWSLHCGNNTLDDPPYRPLAAYIHDWPDSRKALSDKTVCMNGVQGDRGQYRHYDVHSLYGWSQTAPTQRAVRAATGERGMVISRSTYPGSGKHGGHWLGDNNSLWSHLRDSIVGMLDFNLFGIPYIGADICGFFQDTTRELCLRWMQLGAFYPFSRNHNGYGSREQHPGAFDDEFGRMSREIMETRYWLLPYLYTLFHQAHTQGDTVGQTELEYYLPEGRWYDFFTDEVTTGPVEKTVSVNMTSKPDLHLRGGHIIVLQRPANNTHFSRQNALTVRVMLNATGSEGKAEGSLFWDDGVSIDTYENGDYLLVRYFANNKLEVAVDLPVLESFTLSWN from the exons ATGGCAACGACAATGATGAAAACCCTCATGGCTTTCCTGGCGTTGTTCGCCCTTCTAGCCGCGTCCATGaccttcttcttcgtcttcaaTAACAACGACGACACCACAAGCCCACCACCGACAGCGACAACGACACAAAGAACCACGACGATGAGAAATACTCAAGAACGGGTCGACTGTTTTCCCGATGCCAGGAGCTCTGCGGTGACCTTGACCCGAGAGTTGTGTGAACAGCGAGGCTGCGAATTCGACAAGCAGTCTATGACAGACAATGACG GATCACACGCCTGCTTCTATCGGCATGAGGGTGGTATTCGCTACTCAGTGTCCAGCAAGCAAAACACAGAGGGAGGCTTCAGGGTTCATCTGAGAGCATCCGGACCTTCACCTTTCGGTGGTGACTTCAAGAAACCCGTGCTGGACGTGCGCATGCTCAGCAACAACCTCATCAGGTTCACT TTTGACGACATGTATGCAAATCCACCGCGCTTTCGTGTTCCCTTGGAAACGAATCTTCCAACCGGAGGAGCGGGCGACTTGCTGTATGAGTTCAAGATAACTGACGAGTCGAGATTGGCGTTCGTGATCACCAGAAAAGCGACGGGCACAGTGAT aTTTGACACGGGTCCAGGAGGCCTGGTGCTGTCCGACCAGTTTCTACAGCTGACCATCAGACTGCCCTCCTCTGACCTGTACGGACTGGGCGAACACTCCCACCCAACCTTCAGACGAGACTTCTCCACCCCGCACAGTTGGCCTGCATTCGCTAGAGATCAGCCACCCGGG GGCGACAACAACCTGTACGGCGTTCATCCCTTCTACACCTGTGTGGAGGATTCACACGGCAACACGCACGGTGTCTTCCTCCTCAACAGCAATGCACAGG AGTACGCCCTGAGTCCCGGCCCCATGTTGACGTGGCGGACTATTGGCGGTGTTCTGGATTTCTACGTCTTCCTGGGACCCAGTCCTGAGAACGTCGTGCAGCAGTACACACAG ATGATAGGACGACCAGTGATGCCTCCCTACTGGTCTCTGGGGTTCCAGCTGTGTCGCTATGGTTACGACAATCTGTCCAATCTGCAGAGAGCTGTTACAGAAACCAGGAACTATAGCATTCCCCAC GATGTGCAGTACGCGGACATTGACCACATGGACGAGAGGATGGACTTCACCATCAATCCAAACAACTTCTCAGGACTCAGTGAATACTTCGACGAACTGAGAGGCGCTGGCATGAGAACCATCATAATTCTA GATCCTGCTCTCATCAGTAACGTTAGCGGGTACGAACCCTACCTGGCCACGAAACGGGTATCGGGCAACATCAAGTGGCCCGACAACTTCAACGTGCCGCCTAGCAGCGCTGATGACGATGGTTCCATGTTTGGATTC GTATGGCCCCAAGGCAAAGCAGTGTTCCCTGACTTCTTCAAGTACGCCACCCAGCAAGTGTGGAAGGAACTCATCGTCAGCCACCGTGCGAAGCTCGCCTTTGATGGCCTCTGGATT GATATGAACGAGCCAGCCAACTTCGGCACCAACGAGGAGAGACCGTGGAACTGGCCTGAGGATGACAAACCTTACTGGAGTCTGCACTGCGGCAACAACACCTTGGACGATCCTCCGTACAGACCAC TGGCTGCCTACATACACGACTGGCCAGACAGCCGTAAGGCGCTGTCCGACAAGACGGTGTGTATGAACGGCGTACAAGGTGACCGGGGTCAGTACAGGCACTACGATGTCCACAGTCTCTACGGCTGGAGTCAGACCGCCCCCACTCAACG AGCGGTGAGAGCGGCGACAGGGGAGAGAGGCATGGTGATCTCACGCTCCACGTACCCTGGTAGCGGAAAACACGGCGGCCACTGGCTAGGCGACAACAACAGTCTGTGGTCACACCTCAGGGACTCCATCGTAG GCATGCTGGACTTTAATCTCTTTGGAATTCCCTAT ATCGGGGCAGACATCTGCGGATTTTTCCAAGATACGACCAGAGAGCTGTGTCTGAGGTGGATGCAGCTCGGGGCTTTCTACCCGTTCAGCAGGAACCACAACGGATACGGAAGCCGG GAGCAACATCCTGGTGCTTTCGATGATGAGTTTGGCAGAATGTCCCGTGAGATAATGGAGACACGCTATTGGCTGCTTCCCTACCTCTACACGCTGTTCCATCAGGCGCACACACAGGGGGATACAGTC GGCCAGACAGAGTTGGAGTACTATCTCCCCGAAGGCCGCTGGTACGATTTCTTCACG GATGAAGTGACCACAGGTCCAGTGGAAAAGACAGTGTCGGTCAACATGACGTCCAAACCGGACCTACACCTGAGAGGAGGACATATCATCGTCCTTCAAAGGCCGGCCAATAACACCCACTTCAG CCGCCAGAATGCATTGACAGTTCGGGTGATGCTAAACGCTACTGGATCGGAAGGAAAGGCTGAAGGATCTCTCTTCTGGGATGATGGAGTCTCCATTG ATACCTATGAGAATGGAGACTACCTTCTGGTGCGGTATTTTGCGAACAAT aaACTGGAAGTTGCTGTTGACCTGCCGGTGTTGGAGAGTTTCACGCTTTCGTGGAACTGA